The nucleotide sequence CGGGCTCATTTTTTTCCAAGTCTTGCGGATGATCTCCACGAATTTCTCGCGCGGGTAGTCGCCGTGCTGCGCGGCGAAGGCCTCGATCTCGTTTTCCAGGAACACGAGACAGGCGGCGTCCTCGAGGGCCTGGGTGCCGGGATTGGTTTTCAGGCCGGTTTTGGAAACCCAGGTGGCCACCTCATCGGCCTCGGGTGCGGGCACGCCCGCCTGCAGGAGGAGGGTGCGGGCCCGGTCGGCCTGTTTGGTGTAGAGGGATCTCCGCCAGGTCAGGTAGCCGGCCTTGCCCTCGGGAAACGTGGTGCGCGGCACGGTCCAGCGCTCGAGGTGCTGGCAGCGCGCGGCGAGCAACAGCAGCGGTGTGGGCTCCGCGGCGGCGCGCGCGGCCCAGGCTTCCACCCGGTCGGCGTAGACGAGTTCGGCGGGACGGCCGTCGGCGGTGCGTTTCGGATCACCGGCGTGGGCGGTGTCGATCAGCTCACGGGCGCGGGCCAGGCTCTGGGAAGGAGAGGTCACGGGCCCAGAGTCTCAGAAGGATGGGCCACAAAAAGCACAAAACACACAAAAAGGCGGGGAGAAGGGAGCGCGGTCAGCGACCGCGCCCGAGCCTGGCGCGACCAAGGTCGCTCCCACTAGGGAGCCGGGCTTACTTGACGCCGTCGCCGTGGGTTACGCGGCCGTTGCGGAAGATGATCTGGTCCTCGAGGACGGGTTC is from Lacunisphaera limnophila and encodes:
- a CDS encoding DUF4202 domain-containing protein, which produces MTSPSQSLARARELIDTAHAGDPKRTADGRPAELVYADRVEAWAARAAAEPTPLLLLAARCQHLERWTVPRTTFPEGKAGYLTWRRSLYTKQADRARTLLLQAGVPAPEADEVATWVSKTGLKTNPGTQALEDAACLVFLENEIEAFAAQHGDYPREKFVEIIRKTWKKMSPRAQALAGTITLSPEIGALVTEAVTAG